The Geothrix sp. DNA segment CGGACGCTCTTGCGGAAGGCGGTGTCCTTCTCGACCACGAGGCCCTTGAATTCGATCACGACGGCCGAGGTGGCGGACGCGAAGGTTTCCTTGAGTTCGGCGACTTCGGCGAATTTCTTGGTCTTTTCCATGGTCAGCCTCCTACTTCTCAACACTGGTGTTGAGGGTGACCGAGGGGCCCATGGTGGAGGCGATGTAGATCGTCTTCACGTATTTCCCCTTTGCCGTGGCGGGCTTGGCCTTGTGGACGGCATCGATGAGGGCCTTGGCGTTCTCTTCCAGCTTCTCGACGCCGAAGGAGAGCTTGCCGACGCCAGCGTGGATGATGCCGGTCTTGTCGACGCGGTATTCCACCTTGCCGGCCTTGATCTCCTTGATGGCCTTGGCCACGTCGAAGGTCACGGTCCCGGTCTTGGGGTTGGGCATGAGGCCGCGGGGACCGAGCACTTTGCCCAGTCGGCCGACGCCCTTCATCATGTCGGGGGTCGCGACGAGGGCATCGAAGTCGAGGAATCCGCCGGCGATCTTCTCGACCAGCTCGTCCCCGCCCACGATCTCGGCGCCCGCAGCTTCCGCTTCCTTGATCTTCTCGCCGCCTGCGATCACAGCCACACGCATGGTCTTGCCCGTTCCGTGGGGCAGGACGATGGTGCCGCGGACCATCTGGTCCGCGTGGCGGGGATCCACTCCGAGCCGCATGTGCACTTCCACCGTCTCGTCGAACTTGGCGAATGCCGTGTCCTTCACGATGGTGAGAGCGTCCTTCAGCTCATAGGGGCGATCTTCGATCTTGGCCGCGGCAGCCCGGTACTTCTTTCCAGGTTTTGCCATAGTGGCTCCATTCGAACAATCTCCCGCGATGTCGGTCGCGGTGGCCGGGATCGCCGCACGACGCGGCTTTCCAACAAAAAACGAGAATCAACAACAGGGTTCGCGCGGGCTTGGGACCCACGCGAGAGAGAATGGCCTAATCGATGACGTCGACGCCCATGGAGCGGGCGGAGCCGGCGATGGAACGGACGGCGGCCTCGAGGCTGCCGGCGGTGAGGTCGGGCATCTTGACCTTGGCGATCTCGGCGAGCTGGGCCTTGGTGATCTTGCCGACCTTGGTCTTGTTGGGCGTGGCGCTGCCCTTGTCCAGGCCGAGCTTCTTCTTGATGAGCACGGCGGCGGGCGGGGTCTTCAGGATGAAGCTGAAGCTGCGGTCGGCGTAGACGGTGATGACGACGGGCAGCGTGGTGCCCTTCTCGACCGCGCCCACGGACTTCGCGTTGAACTGCTTCACGAACTCCATGATGTTCACGCCGTGCTGGCCCAGGGCCGGACCGACGGGAGGTGCCGGGGTGGCCTCGCCCGCGGGCAGCTGCAGCTTGATGTAGCCAGTGATCTTCTTTGCCATGGGGATGCTCCCGCGGGGGATTCCGGCACATGCCGGCGACGTCCGCCTTGAGGGTGGGGATCCTGGGGACCCGCCAACCGGGGTTGAAAAGGTCCCGGCCGAAAGAGGCCGGGACTGGAAAGTCTACCAAAAGGACCTCGAAAAGTCCTTAGGAGATATGGAAACCCTACCGTTTTTCGACCTGGATGAAGTCCAGCTCGACGGGGGTGGATCGGCCGAAGACGGTCACCATGACCTTGATGGTGGAGCGCTCCTCGTGGATCTCCTCCACATCGCCCTCGAA contains these protein-coding regions:
- the rplA gene encoding 50S ribosomal protein L1 encodes the protein MAKPGKKYRAAAAKIEDRPYELKDALTIVKDTAFAKFDETVEVHMRLGVDPRHADQMVRGTIVLPHGTGKTMRVAVIAGGEKIKEAEAAGAEIVGGDELVEKIAGGFLDFDALVATPDMMKGVGRLGKVLGPRGLMPNPKTGTVTFDVAKAIKEIKAGKVEYRVDKTGIIHAGVGKLSFGVEKLEENAKALIDAVHKAKPATAKGKYVKTIYIASTMGPSVTLNTSVEK
- the rplK gene encoding 50S ribosomal protein L11, which codes for MAKKITGYIKLQLPAGEATPAPPVGPALGQHGVNIMEFVKQFNAKSVGAVEKGTTLPVVITVYADRSFSFILKTPPAAVLIKKKLGLDKGSATPNKTKVGKITKAQLAEIAKVKMPDLTAGSLEAAVRSIAGSARSMGVDVID